In one Neobacillus sp. WH10 genomic region, the following are encoded:
- a CDS encoding D-alanine--D-alanine ligase gives MKVGVIMGGVSSEKQVSLMTGEEMIANLNKDKYEIVPIQIDNKEDLVDRVKNLDVALLALHGMYGEDGTIQGTLETLGIPYTGSGVLSSSLCMDKNISKKIIRYEGVQTPDWIHLTNIEELNLDEIDKMGYPVVVKPNSGGSSVGVKIVYDQDTIESSIAEVFKWDPEVIIEKYVKGEEITCPILDGKLLPIVSIRHKGEFFDYTSKYNDVATIEEVIQLPPETHDKVAFAAMTCYKSLKCSVYARIDMMIRNGIPYVMEVNSLPGMTKNSLLPKSAESAGIPYGELLDLIIENSLKVRAMEGNK, from the coding sequence ATGAAAGTTGGCGTAATTATGGGAGGCGTTTCCTCCGAAAAACAAGTTTCGCTCATGACAGGTGAAGAAATGATTGCGAATTTAAATAAAGATAAATATGAAATTGTACCAATTCAAATAGATAACAAAGAAGATTTGGTAGATAGGGTGAAAAATCTCGATGTTGCATTACTTGCGCTTCATGGGATGTACGGTGAAGACGGCACCATTCAAGGTACCCTTGAAACCCTTGGTATTCCTTATACAGGGAGCGGGGTACTGTCCAGCAGCTTGTGCATGGATAAGAATATCTCAAAAAAAATTATCCGTTATGAAGGAGTGCAAACACCGGATTGGATTCACCTTACGAATATAGAAGAACTTAACTTGGATGAAATTGACAAGATGGGTTACCCAGTAGTGGTGAAACCTAATTCGGGCGGGTCAAGTGTAGGAGTAAAAATTGTTTATGATCAAGATACGATAGAGTCTTCAATTGCTGAAGTATTCAAATGGGATCCTGAAGTAATCATTGAGAAGTATGTAAAAGGTGAAGAAATCACTTGTCCTATATTAGATGGAAAGCTCTTACCTATTGTTTCCATTCGGCATAAGGGAGAGTTTTTTGATTATACGTCCAAATATAATGATGTGGCTACGATTGAAGAGGTAATCCAGCTTCCGCCTGAAACACATGACAAAGTTGCTTTTGCTGCAATGACCTGCTATAAATCACTGAAATGCAGTGTTTATGCCCGAATCGACATGATGATTAGAAACGGTATCCCCTATGTCATGGAGGTTAATTCATTACCAGGGATGACGAAGAATAGCCTGCTGCCAAAAAGTGCTGAATCAGCAGGGATTCCTTATGGTGAATTGCTTGACTTGATTATTGAAAACTCACTAAAAGTGAGAGCGATGGAAGGGAATAAATAG
- a CDS encoding PLP-dependent aminotransferase family protein: MFNDFKLIEGRPVYIQLKEYLKRMITNGHLLENQKLPSTRELSSLLSISRNTVLTAYADLEQEGLIYAVKGKGNFVSHVETLKSASIQLNWTEKINEQTYLADELDLMKHGVRWNHNMISFNSIAPDEKLFDVENFKRAFLNRMAIEGNIVLNYGYAKGYKPLIEYLLHYMEIKGVDIRNKDILITNGFTEGLDLLLSSINKKHGRIICENPTHHTALKLFRLHGFDIDGIEMDDDGIDVSELESSLSKKEYDFAYLIPSYHNPTGIVTSSKKRKEIMDLFSAYQLPIVEDGFNEELRYSGSHLAPLAAFAGIGNNVIYISSFSKILFPGLRVGWILADKDLIYYLESMKRARTIHTSTLDQAVLFQYLNDGCFEKYLKKAKSVYKKKYELAVHTCQQSIPFKRMTGDGGLHLFLELENNIDSRSLLEKCYQKGVVFLPGDVFYTDGSGKNTLRLGFSRLKEREITQGIKIIGDTLRIDFGG; this comes from the coding sequence GTGTTTAACGATTTTAAGCTTATAGAAGGCCGTCCTGTCTATATTCAACTGAAGGAATATCTGAAAAGAATGATTACAAACGGACACTTGCTCGAGAATCAAAAGCTTCCATCCACTCGTGAACTCAGCTCGTTACTATCGATAAGCCGAAATACCGTTCTAACAGCTTATGCCGATTTGGAACAGGAAGGTCTTATCTACGCGGTAAAAGGAAAAGGAAACTTTGTCAGTCATGTGGAGACCTTGAAATCCGCATCGATCCAATTGAATTGGACAGAAAAAATCAATGAGCAGACCTATTTGGCAGATGAATTAGACCTAATGAAGCATGGAGTACGTTGGAATCATAATATGATCTCCTTTAATAGTATCGCCCCCGATGAAAAGCTTTTTGATGTAGAAAATTTTAAAAGAGCCTTCTTAAATCGGATGGCTATTGAAGGAAACATCGTTCTTAACTATGGTTATGCCAAAGGATATAAACCACTGATCGAATACTTGCTTCATTATATGGAAATTAAAGGTGTAGACATTAGAAATAAAGATATTTTAATTACTAATGGATTCACGGAAGGTCTGGATCTCCTTTTATCCTCTATAAATAAAAAGCACGGACGGATTATTTGTGAAAATCCAACCCATCATACGGCGTTAAAGCTCTTTCGATTACATGGTTTTGATATTGATGGAATTGAGATGGATGATGACGGTATCGATGTTTCTGAACTTGAATCGTCTTTATCGAAAAAGGAATATGATTTTGCCTACTTAATCCCGTCTTATCATAATCCAACTGGAATCGTTACGTCCTCAAAGAAAAGGAAGGAGATCATGGATCTTTTTTCTGCGTATCAACTACCTATCGTTGAAGATGGATTTAATGAAGAATTACGGTATTCAGGATCACATCTGGCACCGTTGGCTGCCTTTGCAGGAATCGGCAACAATGTAATTTATATAAGCAGTTTCTCTAAAATTCTTTTTCCCGGCCTACGAGTTGGATGGATTTTAGCTGATAAGGATTTGATTTATTACTTGGAAAGTATGAAAAGAGCTCGTACTATTCATACGTCTACCTTAGATCAAGCAGTGTTATTCCAATATCTAAATGACGGCTGCTTTGAGAAATATCTAAAAAAAGCTAAATCAGTTTATAAGAAAAAATATGAATTAGCTGTTCATACTTGCCAACAATCCATTCCTTTTAAACGAATGACTGGTGACGGCGGACTTCATCTTTTTTTAGAACTAGAAAATAACATCGATTCTCGAAGTCTTTTAGAAAAATGCTATCAAAAGGGTGTAGTTTTTTTGCCAGGTGATGTTTTTTACACGGACGGTAGTGGAAAGAACACATTGCGGTTAGGATTTTCCAGGCTGAAGGAAAGAGAGATTACGCAGGGAATTAAAATCATAGGTGACACATTAAGAATTGATTTTGGAGGCTAA
- a CDS encoding amino acid deaminase/aldolase — translation MLKSVVKDVSLPALILDVRAFDDNCKKIAEMANGKRIRIATKSIRSVPVLKRIFQSNSIFKGLMCFSPHEAVFLAEKGFDDILLGYPCWDEGALIQIAQHNSNGTQITCMVDSPEHIDHLKEIAEKVNGMFYLCIDVDMSTKFGSMHFGVRRSPLKNEEDVIQLALKIKQSPRIKLLGIMGYEAQIAGVGDKMPAQHLKNRVIAFMKRKSITKIKVRRKTIVQALEREGLQLAFVNGGGTGSLDSTSKEEIVTELTAGSGFYSPLLFDYYRNFRFKPSLFYALPVVRKPAPNIYTCLGGGYISSGPHGKDKVPQPVYPPGGKLLPFEGAGEVQTPVYYEQEALEIGDAIIFRAAKSGEICERFNEIVCLADEQIVARYHTYRGEGKCFL, via the coding sequence ATGTTAAAAAGCGTAGTTAAAGATGTATCTCTTCCAGCCTTAATTTTAGATGTACGTGCTTTTGATGATAACTGCAAGAAAATTGCTGAAATGGCAAATGGAAAAAGGATTAGAATTGCAACCAAATCAATCAGGTCTGTTCCTGTTCTAAAAAGGATTTTTCAATCAAATTCCATTTTCAAAGGCTTAATGTGCTTTAGTCCGCATGAGGCTGTCTTTCTTGCGGAAAAAGGCTTTGATGATATATTGCTAGGTTATCCTTGCTGGGATGAGGGAGCACTCATTCAAATAGCCCAACATAATAGTAATGGAACACAAATCACGTGTATGGTCGATTCACCAGAGCACATTGATCATCTAAAAGAGATAGCTGAAAAGGTAAATGGAATGTTCTATCTCTGCATTGATGTTGATATGAGCACAAAGTTTGGCAGCATGCATTTTGGTGTAAGACGCTCTCCGTTGAAAAATGAAGAGGATGTTATCCAGCTTGCATTAAAAATAAAACAGTCTCCAAGGATAAAGCTTCTGGGAATCATGGGCTATGAAGCACAAATTGCCGGAGTAGGTGACAAGATGCCAGCACAGCATCTAAAAAATCGTGTTATCGCTTTTATGAAAAGGAAATCAATAACTAAAATCAAAGTGAGAAGGAAGACAATTGTTCAAGCCCTCGAGAGGGAAGGGCTGCAGTTGGCATTTGTGAATGGAGGCGGGACAGGGAGCCTTGATTCAACATCTAAAGAAGAAATTGTCACGGAGCTTACAGCCGGGTCAGGATTCTATTCCCCGCTGCTGTTTGATTACTATCGGAACTTTCGGTTTAAACCTAGCTTATTTTACGCTCTTCCTGTTGTCAGAAAGCCAGCTCCAAATATATATACTTGTCTTGGCGGAGGTTATATTTCATCCGGACCGCATGGAAAGGATAAAGTCCCTCAGCCCGTTTACCCGCCGGGGGGCAAGTTGTTGCCGTTCGAGGGAGCAGGAGAAGTGCAAACGCCGGTTTATTATGAACAGGAAGCACTTGAAATTGGAGATGCAATTATTTTCCGGGCTGCCAAATCCGGAGAAATTTGTGAGCGTTTTAACGAAATCGT
- a CDS encoding glucose 1-dehydrogenase, translating into MDFSNKTVVITGAGNGIGKGIALHYAEKGVNVVLADIDEKAGTQTASSIKEQGGEALFVQTDVKLETDIIRLMEVVYQTYGQIDILINNAGKALFKSPYELTVDEWDDVINTNLRSVFLGSREAAKYMRHNDEGGSIVNIASTRAIMSEPSSESYAATKGGIVAITHALAASLSNDKITVNAISPGWIETGDYTKLSKMDHEQHLSKRVGKPEDIARACLYLTAKENDFVTGINLVVDGGMTRKMIYEE; encoded by the coding sequence ATGGATTTTTCTAATAAAACTGTAGTCATAACAGGTGCTGGAAATGGAATCGGAAAAGGAATTGCCTTACATTATGCAGAAAAAGGTGTAAATGTCGTTTTAGCAGATATAGATGAAAAAGCAGGCACTCAAACAGCTAGTTCGATAAAAGAACAGGGCGGGGAAGCACTTTTCGTACAAACAGATGTAAAATTGGAAACGGATATCATTCGGTTAATGGAAGTAGTCTATCAAACATATGGTCAGATAGATATTTTAATCAATAATGCAGGAAAAGCATTATTCAAGTCTCCATACGAACTAACGGTAGATGAGTGGGATGACGTGATTAACACAAACTTAAGAAGTGTTTTCTTGGGGTCACGTGAAGCAGCAAAATATATGCGTCATAATGATGAAGGTGGATCGATTGTAAATATTGCCTCCACAAGAGCCATCATGTCTGAGCCCAGTTCAGAATCGTATGCTGCCACAAAAGGTGGAATCGTTGCCATTACACATGCGCTTGCAGCTTCATTAAGCAATGATAAGATTACGGTTAATGCCATTTCCCCCGGTTGGATCGAAACAGGTGATTATACCAAATTAAGCAAAATGGATCATGAACAGCATCTATCAAAACGAGTAGGCAAACCAGAGGATATTGCACGAGCCTGCCTATATTTAACAGCCAAAGAGAATGACTTTGTTACAGGCATTAACCTTGTCGTAGACGGTGGAATGACACGGAAAATGATCTATGAGGAGTAG